In Paucidesulfovibrio gracilis DSM 16080, a single genomic region encodes these proteins:
- a CDS encoding riboflavin synthase, with amino-acid sequence MFTGLVQGMGSVEAVDPRGGETRLRIRALYDLRDIVKGESIAVNGACLTVETFGDRWFTAYASRETMDRTNLGKQRVGSQVNLERALALGDRLGGHLVSGHVDCLAEVQSVNPVGQSRQYRLGFAPDLGPLVVAKGSVALDGISLTVNECGPDWLTVNIIPATQQETTIASWTPGRRVNMEVDILGRYVQRMLGAYVGGAGDSDRNTSEGKLTESFLREHGF; translated from the coding sequence ATGTTCACAGGATTGGTACAGGGCATGGGCAGTGTGGAAGCCGTGGACCCGCGTGGCGGGGAAACCCGGCTGCGCATCCGTGCGCTTTATGATCTGCGGGATATCGTCAAGGGCGAATCCATTGCTGTGAACGGTGCCTGTCTGACCGTTGAGACTTTCGGCGACCGCTGGTTCACGGCCTACGCCAGCCGCGAGACCATGGACCGGACCAACCTCGGCAAGCAGCGCGTGGGATCCCAGGTGAACCTGGAACGCGCCCTGGCCCTGGGCGACCGTTTGGGCGGTCACCTCGTGAGCGGGCATGTGGACTGCCTCGCGGAAGTGCAGAGCGTGAACCCGGTCGGCCAGTCCCGGCAATATCGACTGGGGTTTGCGCCGGACCTGGGTCCGCTCGTGGTGGCCAAAGGGTCCGTGGCCCTGGACGGCATCAGCCTGACCGTGAACGAATGCGGACCGGACTGGCTGACCGTGAACATCATCCCCGCCACCCAGCAGGAAACCACCATTGCCTCCTGGACCCCGGGCCGCCGGGTGAATATGGAAGTGGACATTCTGGGCCGCTACGTTCAGCGTATGCTTGGCGCCTATGTCGGCGGGGCTGGCGACTCCGACCGCAACACATCCGAAGGCAAGCTCACGGAATCGTTTCTTCGCGAACACGGTTTTTGA